The following proteins are co-located in the Phragmites australis chromosome 10, lpPhrAust1.1, whole genome shotgun sequence genome:
- the LOC133930557 gene encoding uncharacterized protein YMR317W-like, giving the protein MSGAWGGTTQKCASCGRTVYPVEELTADGRVYHRPCFRCHHCKSTLQFSNYCSIEGVLYCKPHYDQILKSTGSLEKSFEGVARSAKSEKSNGHKGQQNSRFSSMFVGTQEKCVVCNKTVYPLEKVGLNESSYHKSCFRCTHGGCTLSPSNHITHEGKLYCKTHHSQLFMVKGDFSQFEENSGNAEVATEKQPETEETTKNPGQGDELTEKPLESEPTAEKSSQNYVAAEKQLQSSIGVTEPSESTTSAESERVAESESKSYVVSKPSESSVEESQQNSVVDVKPSGSSAAIRKSWQRSLRTDKPLVSSTTSEKPSLSSTAIEKPSSSNGVDVKQSESSTVVKKSWQRSLATENPPQSILPLENPSATSVDDAKLSESSKVIKKPWQRIVAAEKQIQNSGPIEKSQKSVPTEKASPTADMKPLESTTEVKRSWERRVFNHKPLKSNVDDTEKPSASSMVDVKPAETSTVAPVPQQHTETIEKPSETSADDAKSADDAKPSENTAAAVKKSWQHNIGTEKQLHSSAVDAKTIESSGTVKRLWQRSVATEKQSQSGAAVVTPSQSSVAVSKPFQSNMAGKKTWQRSVAPEKQPMASNKPLQSKTVLESPLESKTVDEKMSQSSVPTEEPRQVTLATENKSQIRKDTKKSGPSATCETAEAPSLAANILQGDVSTEKPSQTDMPTMAPSQIPEPTEKPSESVVKTEKSPANDTAAEKLPQSSVTEKIESVAATFKPSQSDTAHQIISERKMATEKILESAMAAEKPPPSDLITEKPSVQDTADEPVQTNERSEQTEEAVEKPPQSEGIAEDTSRSEISLETLNDATVVKTLESESDATSGKSTMDPSEYEGLSSSDNSSDSQSNPNAEQPLEPKGIVAEKAADQIVESENDAVAEHSSELQGVAPGEVPKEQPSEYQKDATMGQPLEPQHEEDPGNPREPVDDSTAKDSSEPESDIAAEQPAESQNDAGQSAGQSSEVHQGGMASEPSGLQTNAAADKLSAQPSEPESNASLDKPSESQTDATTMEPPEPQIDAALDKPTDQPLEPQDDASVEKPSGNERGDVSEKPSEGSSATDTLPVQGCISDETQHQSNAPIETPSGSDTVVEDSTSEEERSSKPAEESTDLEKPSEEEEASAKPSEDILTSEKPLEEGEANVEPSEDNAALGKPLEKEEIGAKPSEDILVPEKPLEEGKATAESSEDSAALGEPKEEDEVSAKPSEDSVAVEKPLEESEVNAEPSEDNAALGKPLEEGKTIAKPSEDSVPLEKPLEKEDDSVKPSEGVDALEKSASDKPSEEQGVASEKLSHDDAVVEAPSQDDTDTASDKPSSTADTLETA; this is encoded by the exons TTTAGTAATTATTGTTCCATCGAAGGTGTCTTGTACTGCAAGCCTCACTATGACCAGATATTGAAATCAACCGGCAGTTTGGAGAAAAGTTTCGAAG GTGTGGCCAGATCAGCTAAGTCAGAAAAATCAAATGGACATAAG GGCCAGCAAAACAGTAGATTTTCTAGCATGTTTGTGGGCACACAAGAGAAGTGTGTCGTCTGTAACAAGACTGTGTACCCTCTTGAAAAG GTTGGTCTTAATGAAAGCTCGTATCATAAATCATGCTTCCGTTGCACCCATGGTGGTTGTACGCTTAGTCCATCCAACCATATCACGCATGAAGGCAAACTTTATTGCAAGACCCACCATTCTCAGCTGTTCATGGTTAAGGGAGATTTCAGTCAGTTTGAGGAGAACTCTGGGAATGCAGAAGTGGCTACTGAGAAACAACCAGAAACAGAAGAAACCACGAAGAACCCAGGTCAAGGTGATGAACTCACGGAGAAACCATTGGAAAGCGAGCCTACAGCtgaaaaatcatcacaaaactaTGTTGCAGCTGAAAAACAATTGCAAAGTAGCATTGGTGTCACAGAACCATCTGAAAGCACTACATCAGCAGAAAGCGAAAGAGTTGCTGAGAGTGAGTCAAAGAGTTATGTTGTCAGCAAGCCATCAGAAAGTAGTGTAGAAGAGTCACAGCAGAACAGTGTGGTTGATGTAAAGCCATCAGGAAGCAGTGCAGCCATAAGAAAATCATGGCAACGCAGTCTTCGCACAGATAAACCGTTAGTGAGTAGTACAACCTCTGAAAAGCCATCACTGAGCAGTACTGCCATTGAGAAGCCATCATCAAGTAATGGGGTTGATGTGAAACAGTCTGAAAGCAGCACGGTAGTAAAAAAGTCATGGCAACGGAGTTTAGCTACTGAGAATCCACCGCAGAGCATTTTACCATTGGAAAATCCATCAGCGACCAGTGTAGATGATGCTAAGCTATCAGAAAGCAGCAAAGTGATAAAAAAACCATGGCAACGCATTGTGGCTGCTGAGAAGCAAATACAGAACAGTGGCCCAATTGAGAAGTCACAGAAGAGTGTACCTACTGAGAAGGCATCACCGACGGCTGATATGAAGCCATTAGAAAGCACCACGGAAGTTAAAAGGTCATGGGAGCGTAGGGTGTTCAATCATAAGCCATTGAAGAGCAATGTAGATGATACTGAGAAACCATCTGCAAGCAGTATGGTTGATGTGAAGCCAGCGGAAACCAGTACTGTAGCCCCTGTGCCACAGCAACACACCGAAACCATTGAGAAACCTTCAGAGACCAGTGCAGATGATGCAAAGAGTGCAGACGATGCGAAGCCATCAGAGAACACTGCAGCAGCAGTTAAAAAGTCATGGCAACACAATATAGGCACTGAGAAGCAACTCCATAGCAGTGCAGTTGATGCAAAGACAATTGAAAGTAGTGGAACTGTCAAAAGGCTGTGGCAGCGCAGTGTTGCAACTGAGAAGCAATCACAAAGTGGTGCCGCAGTTGTGACACCATCACAAAGCAGTGTAGCTGTCTCCAAGCCATTCCAGAGCAACATGGCTGGGAAAAAGACATGGCAAAGAAGTGTGGCTCCAGAAAAACAGCCTATGGCTAGCAATAAGCCATTGCAAAGCAAGACGGTTCTCGAGAGTCCCCTCGAAAGCAAGACAGTTGATGAGAAAATGTCGCAAAGCAGTGTACCTACTGAGGAACCACGGCAAGTCACTTTGGCCACTGAAAACAAGTCGCAGATCAGGAAAGATACAAAAAAGAGCGGGCCGTCAGCAACATGTGAGACAGCCGAAGCACCATCACTTGCTGCAAATATATTACAAGGTGATGTTTCCACAGAAAAACCATCGCAAACTGACATGCCTACCATGGCACCAAGTCAGATCCCTGAGCCTACTGAAAAGCCATCAGAAAGTGTGGTTAAAACTGAGAAGTCACCAGCGAATGACACTGCTGCTGAGAAACTACCTCAAAGCAGTGTCACCGAGAAGATAGAAAGTGTAGCAGCCACATTCAAGCCATCTCAAAGTGATACAGCCCATCAGATAATCTCAGAGAGGAAGATGGCAACTGAGAAAATATTGGAAAGTGCCATGGCTGCAGAGAAGCCACCTCCAAGTGATTTGATCACTGAGAAGCCATCAGTACAAGATACTGCAGATGAGCCAGTACAAACTAATGAACGGTCTGAGCAGACTGAAGAGGCTGTTGAGAAGCCACCTCAAAGTGAAGGGATTGCCGAGGACACGTCACGGAGTGAAATATCTCTTGAGACTCTAAATGATGCCACCGTCGTGAAGACACTAGAGTCTGAAAGTGATGCCACTTCTGGCAAATCAACCATGGATCCATCAGAATATGAAGGGCTTTCATCTAGTGATAATTCTTCAGACTCTCAAAGCAATCCAAATGCTGAGCAGCCATTAGAACCTAAAGGCATTGTGGCTGAGAAGGCAGCTGACCAGATAGTGGAATCAGAAAATGATGCGGTTGCTGAGCACTCATCAGAGCTTCAAGGCGTTGCACCTGGTGAGGTTCCAAAGGAGCAACCATCAGAATACCAGAAGGATGCCACTATGGGGCAGCCACTGGAACCTCAACATGAAGAAGATCCTGGGAATCCACGAGAGCCTGTTGATGATTCAACCGCCAAGGACTCATCGGAGCCTGAAAGTGACATAGCTGCTGAACAGCCAGCAGAATCGCAAAATGATGCAGGTCAGTCAGCGGGACAGTCATCAGAAGTACATCAAGGTGGTATGGCTAGTGAGCCTTCTGGGCTTCAAACCAATGCAGCTGCTGATAAACTGTCAGCGCAGCCATCAGAGCCGGAGAGCAATGCATCTCTTGATAAGCCATCAGAGTCTCAAACTGATGCAACTACCATGGAGCCACCAGAGCCTCAAATTGATGCTGCTCTTGATAAGCCAACTGATCAGCCATTGGAACCTCAAGATGATGCATCTGTTGAGAAGCCATCTGGAAATGAAAGGGGTGATGTTTCTGAGAAACCGTCAGAAGGCAGCTCAGCTACTGACACACTGCCTGTACAGGGCTGCATTTCTGATGAGACACAACATCAGAGCAATGCACCCATAGAAACACCATCAGGAAGTGACACAGTTGTTGAGGATTCAACAAGCGAAGAAGAAAGGAGCAGTAAACCAGCAGAGGAAAGCACAGATCTTGAGAAGCCATCTGAGGAAGAAGAGGCGAGTGCCAAGCCATCAGAGGACATTTTAACTTCTGAGAAGCCATTGGAGGAAGGCGAGGCAAATGTGGAGCCATCAGAAGACAATGCTGCTCTTGGGAAACCActggagaaagaagagattgGTGCCAAGCCATCCGAGGACATTTTGGTTCCCGAGAAGCCATTGGAGGAAGGCAAGGCAACTGCGGAGTCATCAGAAGACAGTGCTGCTCTTGGAGAACcaaaagaggaagatgaggtgaGTGCCAAGCCATCGGAGGACAGTGTGGCTGTTGAGAAGCCATTGGAGGAAAGCGAGGTAAATGCGGAGCCATCAGAAGACAATGCTGCTCTTGGGAAACCATTGGAGGAAGGCAAGACAATTGCCAAGCCATCCGAAGACAGTGTGCCTCTTGAGAAGCCACTGGAGAAAGAAGATGACAGTGTCAAGCCATCCGAGGGGGTTGATGCTCTTGAGAAGTCAGCCAGTGACAAGCCATCAGAGGAACAGGGCGTGGCTAGCGAGAAGCTGTCTCACGACGACGCTGTCGTCGAGGCGCCATCGCAAGATGACACAGACACGGCCAGTGACAAGCCCTCATCTACAGCAGACACCCTTGAAAC